The genomic interval gttttctttattccttcattttacTTGGTAGTTTTAGCTGAACTGTTCTAGCCTAATAaggagtttgttaattgaaatatgttaaacttgcagttgaatttttttgttgataaattctttgaatttatttcgtgtgtgtgcagagtgttGCTGTTCAATGATGCCAGTGCTTGATCCACCCTTTATCTATTGTCCTAAAACCGCtgccatattgggctggtattcacaggacaacattTAACAGACCGAATGGTTacttgaaaaaatataaaataattaattaaatattgattaaataattaattaaatattaaataacataagCATTCAAATTCCTTACATTAATCTTCTGTTGAAGACATTTTGGTTGCTTTTTTAAGTACACACTTCACAATATATTGTATTAGTCAGATTTAAGAGTTGGTTTAGGTACAAAGAAGCTTATTTAAAACTCACATTactacacacaaaaaaagctaaattactCATGTATGTTTTCAGTCAGCTGTCAGGTATAAGCCAACTCAGCAGTTGTTAACTTTTGAAGGAAACCAAAGTgaagactgaaatatttaatgaaCTATTTCATgctaatacattttaaactgaacgCTTAAACGTTTTTGGGAAGTGAACCAAGCTAATAATAGTCCTAGCATATCAGTCAATGCTAAAATACCAGCGCAGCTTCAGTaacatgaaatgttttcatCTAACTGTTAGTAATTAATACCAACTGCTGGGTAAAGCCAGAAAGAAGATTGAATTACTTTATGAACTATTTGATGCTGATACTTTTTCAAAtgaccaaaaaacattttcttggcAGTTAACAACAGTGTTGTGCAAATATGATTAtttgattatgaatatttattaaaaataaaaatttaaagtcataattTATAATTCCTAACCAAAATCACTTACAATGAATAGATATTAGAAGCACTGTGGGATTTAGATTATTGGGCTACTAGGTCTTAATAATTAGAATTAAGTTATTTTGATTAATAATTAACAATTATTAACTAAAATCACACTGAATGTAACTGtagcaaacaacaaaaaatggttATACAAGCACAGACCTTAATTGACAGCAAAACACtttcatataaaataataaactcttaatctatgtgaaaatgtattaggCAAAATAGTTCCCTCTCACAATCAAACTACtctgctctctcttcaccacaacagacctgTACAGCATCTGCCTCACTGCTGATGCAGCACCAATCCTtctatcgatctcccgctccatctttccctcatttgtgaacaagaccccaagatgcTTGAACTTCcatacttgaggcaggacctcccccccgaccccgagaaggcactctacccttttccagCTGAAGACCATGCTCCTTACCgccgaggagctttttaatcacctcagtgacctcagcaccagagattggagagcccgTTCCAAGGTCCCCAGGCTTGGCTTCCTCAGTGAAAGATGTGCCttgggattgaggaggtcttcaAAGTATTCTGCCCACCGACCCACAACGTCCCGAGCTGAGGTCAACAGCACACCCTCcctactgtaaacagtgttggtggtcTACCTCTTCCCCCCCATGAGACGCTGGATGGCGGACCAGAATCGCCTCGAAGCCATACGGAAGTCGTTTTCCATGGCCTCAAGCTGGATGCTGCTTGGGCTGCCagtacccatcagctgcttctGGAATCCCACAGGCCAAAGAgacccgataggactccttcttcagcgtGACAGCATTCCTCACCACCGGTGTCCACCAGCGGGTTCGAGGATTGCAGCCACGACAAGCACCAACAACGTTGCAACCACAGCTTCAGTAAGCTGCCTTGGAAATAGAGGCGTGGAACATGGGCCACGTGGATGTTTGAAGTTCTtacggaggtgggagttgaagcttCGCCTCACAGGAGACTCcaccaggcattcccagcagacccttaagatttgtttgtgtttgccaggtctgaccggcatcctcccccaccatcggagccagctcaccaccaggtagtggtcagGGGTAAGCTCCGCTCCCTCTtaacccgagtgtccaagaaATGCGGccgcagatcagatgacacgacaacaaaTTCGATCATCGAACTGCGGCCtatggtgtcctggtgccaagtgtacctatggacacccttatgcttgaatatggtgttagttatggacaatccatgacgagcacagaagtccaataacaaaacaccactcgggttcagaACGGGAGGGGcattcctcccaaccacactcctccaggtctcactgtcattgccagtgtgggcattgaagtcccccagcagaacaagggagtccCCTGAAGGGGCTCTCTCCAACATCCCCTCCAAGGACTGCAAAAAGGgtgggtagtctgaactgctgtttggtgcataagcacaaacaacagcCAGAACCCGTCCCCCACCCGTAGGCGGAGGGAGGCTACCCTCAGCCTATTTATATCTTTCTCTGAGATTTTTAATGCAGGCAGGGGGTCTGAAAGTAAGGGGTGGTTGGTGTATGGcaagaatttgtgtctgaatgggcTCTGGAGGAGTTGGGTTAAGGAttgaactgctgcttttcatacctgcagtggAAGCCAGTCCACTGATTTGCCAGCAGAGGATTCTGCTCGGGGTTGGAAAGATGGCTCCTGTAGGCCGTGAagtttttcaaaccattccaaacaGTAGAAGCGTCTCCAtgtgagaagcttttctttagcatcTCATGTAGCTTCTCTtcactgctttgatctccttggtcagtttgttcctggcctgcttatacagggccTGGTCCCCAGTGCCATGAGCCTCGTCCTTATGCCTGCGCAGCTGCCTCTGATGAGAggtgaaccaaggtttattgtcattgtatgtgcagaaggtcttggtctgcacacacatgtcctcaccaAAAcagatgtatgatgtcaccacctcaGTGTGTTGATTtaaatcagtggctgaagtttcgaAAGGAAgtccaatctgtgcagtcaaaaCAGGCCTGGAACATCTGCTTTGACccatcagtccacttcttaacagtccgAACCACAGGTTTAGAagattttaatttctgcctgtaggttgggatgaggtggaccaGAGAGTGTtcagaaagtcccaaagcacccctggtaacagcatgatatgcatCCTTTAAAGTTTTAGGGCAGTGGTCTAGAGTGTTTTTATCCCgggtgggacacttaatgtgTTGTCTGCATTTAGGACGTTCACTGGGGAGGTATGCACTTTTAAAATCCCCAAGAACTATGATGAGACAGTCTGGATgtatgttagggtttttatgactttttatattgtttatcacttgtgtctactctaagtgctttcttcccccacatgtcatagacaaagagataagagagaagggtgagttatgctattatcagcaacatctagggactggcaccaatcctcactcctttctctaaaatcaagacacatgaaccctaacctttcacccacacacacacacacacacacacacacacacacacacacacacacacacacacacacacacacacacacacacacacacacacacacaccttgaatgttgtttgaactatgtgtgaccaagcatgtataaataaagagggaggagtgttaatactttgtcgATTTacactgcaaagtgtgagctacccttgccgcaagtaaaactgactctgtgtcgttccttacctctcagttgactaaataatacctatcattaatttggtcttTCGAGCCAgagattataagaactaaactgattttatctttctttgcagtgactggcggatctccgggagcAGCCTGACGTcaagttaagcgctgccgcacagccgcatctaggcctggtggctgaaagtcccggtgtgtgagattcgcatctggccggtggattattgtcttgctcgGCGCCGGGTGACTCTGGACTCTggagtccaaagacatgcctgttaggttaattggtcactctaaattgaccttaggtgtatgaatgagtgtgtgcatggttgtttgtgtgttgccctgcgatggactggcgaactgtccagggtgtactccgcctctcgcccatagactgctggagataggcaccagctcccccgtgacccactatggaataagcggtagaaaatgactgactgatgactgacattccgccggaagggaatgaaattaagtgttgaatgataaagagagctcataaactaaactaggtcgaccatacatattgctgaagggacataaatatgttcaaatactaactgtgtgactgtgctgttttgtgtgtttggaagactaaatattttgaagaatcaTAGCAcgattctgctggtcttgtgttttcttttgcccagaatagaaagacgtattggtgactcttggagataaaggtcgggtttaatcccagaaaattaacaccgctgcgaattagtcgcagtagaagggcgtgttaatgtcttttccttgaatctcatgccagtgaaattctatctgggacatttatagtattgtgaactaaaattaaacatcatggggaagaaacaaagtaaactaattaacttagaaggagatgtaaaatttatggagaattatgtaaaaggagcaggtatgatctgtcatagatggaataaaaaacatggtttcttgggtaaactaaatattaacgatatcttaaaattgcaaagggatttaaaattagaaataatgaaaaccaagaaaccaactaaaaaggaacagagaaaggttgagtataaattctcagacaaatggctggaacaaagtaagttaagaaacattcagaggcaaaataaggaggagaagcgacaggagaagctgactgctgcagtcttggtgcgcccacatgaggaaacagtggtcgcatccagacagcgaggtgttCAGCCCCCTGCCGTGCAGGAAGCAGGACAGGAGGCTGGAGCACAACACATTGGAGGAGAGATAAAAggagctgtagcagttcctacaactcctataagtaagcaagaaaaattaagtaatccttctaaaacagaagaacagagctcttctagtgagtcctggtctcctaatttctGGTGGGACACAGGAGTGCAAACTAGGAgtaaagataagaaaacaattccaagcatatacccaggcgaagccttaatggctcacgaacagaaatttcatccatctgaaataaatttagagggagacacatttCCTTTAGTTGAGGTAGCCATTCCAAAcataggtgacgctaatcaccgacagccgccaactattctagtatatagaccatggacacaggaagacagaactgctgctttaaaaggtatcccatcAATACAAGAAGGCGGCGTGGAAGAATTTCTAGACGCTATtgcagaactcagaggaagctttcatcttaatggcagagagatgctccagtgttttacccagctgtttggtcatcgctggtgcagagtagcaggaggtttcactggatgcgatgataATGGTGACACATTAGCACATGattcactagatttaagggacgccttacgcttactctttgaaagaattcgaggagtttatatacagacagcagattatggtaaaatctcacaatgcaaacagaaggaggaggaggacccaCAAGATTGtttggataggatgagacgtgtttttagagcaaactctgctataccatatgatgaagcagaggcaggagcctatcagcaacagttgaagagagcctttttgcaaggccttaaaattgaactcagacggtatatagataaacactgggttcatcaaaatacaggaactgttacacaagctttggAATACGCGcagcacgctcataaaacacagcaagataggaagacagatacctttgaaatgcaagacagtttaatggctttgcatcgctgaggggcaagcgggcaaagaggacggaggggATTCAGAGGTcacggaggaagaggaggaggagggccacgacacacccacacacagagcaatgcgtgtctgaggtgtggaaaaataggacattatgctagagaatgtaggacaattttacaaaaccctggcgcaagagatgaaaactgctggatctgcaatgagccaggacattttgcaagagaatgtaatgaaaagcgggtgtataaccccaactctacccagaattgacaattacagccacagcccccacctcctcccccactagcagagagaaaccgtagtgaaatggaggaagttgatATACAAGCAGCATtggaacttatagcactaagaaggatgcaagatttgccatataaatacataataataaatggcaaagcatatagctgtttgtgtgatacaggggcatgtagaactgtgctaactacacctccacccggagtaaaatattctaacaccgcagtgcatgttagattagcagctggcacatcagaggtacattacctaagtgcaccagtaataataacagaacctgagacaaaacttacttgtcaggctcccgttctgataagtcaaaaatgcccagtaaacctgttgggaagagatcttatgcaaaagttgcatataaatatagcatcaacagaaacaggtatgaaagctgtagtggaagaagatgccctggtcctaaatgaactctcacagccgcattattactggtccctcgatctaggccccacaccaacagctcgagaactgctgaggagaaccagagaaaaacaaagctccCAAGAGGCATagtacatgccagatactgagctccatgtaaccatgagatataaaaatactgcagggccagattatcagtatgatcacacgcacacgcacacgcacacacacacacacacacacacacacacacacacacacacacacacccccccaccttgaatgttgtttgaactgtgtgtgaccaagcatgtataaataaagagggaggagtgttaatactttgtcgATTTacactgcaaagtgtgagctacccttgccgcaagtaaaactgactctgtgtcgttccttacctctgagttgattaaataatacctatcaatgtattttctcCACTTCTGTTATCAGCTCGAGGCAAACTCTCTCAGTCAAACTCCTAGGTCAGGACTGCATGTCTTCTTCAACACTTTGatatctctgcaccaacctttgtttatataaaagcaaatTCCGCCTCCTCACTTTTTTCCCGATAAGTCAACGTTGTGGTCCACACTGAACACCTGAAGGCCTGATATCAGAAGTGTGCAGTCCAAAGTATTCTCACTCAGCCAGTTTTTGGTAAAGCAGAGGGTGACAAATCTGCGGATGTCTGAGTTTTTACAGGTGAGGAGAATCagttcgtccatcttgttggccAGGGAACTTACATTTGCAAGGTGGATTGAAGACAAGGTGCAAATAGTCCCCCTCTGTCAGAGGTTGTTCGTGCCCACAGCCATCCGCAGCATTTTAAAGAGATCTGTATAAAAATTGACAAcaagaattaaattaaatttgggattaataaactATTTCTGAATTGATTTCAAAAGTAGAGCACACTACTAAAAAGAACTAATTGTACAATTTGAAAACACATCATAGCTCAATTGGAAAACAATCATACTAGATATCCATATTGATATGGAATGGGTAATGTGTTAGGAACATAAAAATGCCACattatttgatgaaaattaaaatgatcaaCCTACAGAGGGCTTTATTGTCAGAgaaatataaactgaaaaactgacCCGACAGGCTAGTCCAATTagctgaaatgtcattgcagcaacTTAAAATGGTACTCAGTTTGTATAGCCCACACAAGCttgtatgcatgcctgacaaCATTGGGGCATGCTCCTTTTGAGATGACCGATGGTGTCCTGgggtatctcctcccagatcctgaccagggcatCACTAAGCTCCTGGAACGACTCAGGTGCAGTGTGGTAatgttctattggatttaggttggGGGACCACGGAGGCTGGTCGATAGTATCaattccttcatcctccagcaACTGCTGGCATACTCTTGCCACCTCAGGCCAGGCATTGTCAGAATCTgaatcaaaatcagctttatatGCCAAATTTGTTCACATAAACAAGGACTTCGGTTCCATTTTTCCCTcgattaatgatttttttttttctgaaatgaattCCAGTGTTCCTGTCACTTCAATGGCTGCaagtgtataaagtttggtgtggagaaaccttaGCGATGAATGAGAgcggaggctgcaattctggttttctcatctaactatgaacacactcctaaagcttgtggaagatgtttacagaataaagTTGTTGTTGCTGGGAACAgttggtccatcaacaaattggaccttatagataaAGAATAGGATCTCATCAAAGTTCATATACATGTAAaggtagacagacaaatacttttggcaatatagtgtatatatatatatatatatatatatatatacctataCTTCAGTGGTGCTATTTGTCCTTTGAGTTCTTTTATTTGCACTGCTGTCAGGAATCTTGGGGTGTTTTTGATAACTGTTTAAAATTTGATAAACGCGATCCAGTCCTGTTGGACTTGAAAGGGTGATACATGCTTTAGTATCACCTCTAGACTGCACTACTGCAACTCTCTTTATGCAGGTTTGGACAACTCCCTCCTATGTTGCCTGCAGCTGGTCCAAAACGCTGCTGCCCCTCTGCTAATGAGTAATAACCGACATGAGCACATTGCCCCCATTGTCCATCTCTGCAGTGGTTgtctgtaagtttttggattgattttaagattttaattgtggttgttaaatgtttaaacgATCAGGCACCTAACAGAGCTTTTACAGAAGCACCTTCACTGGAGAAGTATGTCAGAACCTTTGTTGATTTTAGATGTTCCTAGGACTCATCTTGTGACCCAAGAAGACAAGGGCTTTTTCTGTTGTTGCTCCCAAACTCTGGAACCAGGATGGCTAATACtttcaatgattttaaaaacccatctttttaacttagatttttttccagtttgacagaaatgtcaggctgttttaataattagttttttcttgtcttttgctTAGCgtatttattctttttagcTGTTATTTTCTTCTTGGTTATATATATTGTTGGTGTTGTGTCTTTTGtcattattttgctttttgttttcttttcattttatggacctgtacagcactttggtcacttCGTTGTGTAAAATGCTCTTTAAATAAAGGTTGATTGATTGTTGACAGTTATTCTGGTCATATAATGTCAGCCTTTCTGAGCCCCTCTAATATTGGGTAATGGTGATGGTACATATGTGgcctctccagcttcctcccacagtccaaaaacatgactgtttggataactggtctctctaaattgcccttctgtatgagtgtgtgtgtgtgcacggttgtttgtcctttgtgtctctgtgttgccctgtgatggactggcgacctgtccagggtgttcccTGCCTCTAGCCCAATGATCGCTTGAGACAGGCACAGGCCCCCCATGACCTTGCAaggataagtgggtatagacaatgcATGGTTGTTTACATTTGGCATGAgtcacatttttccttccattaaAGCACGAATCCTCAACAGATCAATAAAAATTTGAATACactaaaaaataagaataaaggGATTACTTTATGATGATTTAATGCAGTTGTGATTCATTTCCCGAAATGCCCAGTAAtggaaaaataataacaaactctcatcatttaaattttattgtCAGTTAGACTGCACCATACATTTCATGCTTTGTCATCAAAATGTCGGTAAGGTACTAATAACTTGATGGTGCTAATGTACCAATCTTGGGTACACACTTAATGTTcaatacaaataaaagaaaaacaacatttcaggAAAATAATGGCTGTCTGTAAGCTGGAATCCTATATGCTGTTAAATGACCATGTTCATTTCTCATTCAACCTTTTTTACATCAGCATTTCTAAATGGTCCATTTGTTAAAAGTGAGATACaggattttcattttattaggtaAAGCAAGTAAATGTTTCACTCCTTAATGCCTTAGTAGATTGTTGCAAAGGGCAGAAATGACTTTTTTGTGAGTCAATCCTAATTTCATtgaagttaaacatttttaaagcaatCTGCTCAGTTTCTTCTGCCTCCCCACATTCAAACAGACATGCAAACCAACCATCACCAAGGTAAGCCAAGTCTGAGTAACCGCTGGGTCCATGATAAAGGATCCAGGGTTCACTCCATGCATTTGTATTAGATGGGGATTTGTTGAGAAACACACCTAAATCACGTCTTTTACTTTTGTCCCTTGGGTGGGTGTATAGCAGCCACTGGGTTGCATTGCTTTCTTCTGCAGCTTCAGTTTGAGCTGGGAAGGAGACCACACTTCCCTGACAGCCACGACCTGTTTCCTCAAGCATTTTATCACTATATACTGTAAACATTTGTCCCTTATTGTCACTGGAAGCTTCCACCCGATGCCCTCCCTCACTGCGGGCATTGCAATAGATGAATCTTCCATTTGCTTCAGAAACCTCGGCCATTTGACACTCTAGTGATGTTCCTTCAAGCAACGAGCCAAATTGCCAGTTTTCACCAGAATCGTCACTACACAGGGAGACAGCATGGGGAACAGGTTTCACAGGCTTTACCCCAATATAAGCATAAGCTGGAACCATCAGTCTGCCATTCTCTGTTTGAAGACCATGACCTGGTCCAACAGCAAAGGTCACCCATTCTTTACGTAGAAGTTCAGTCAGATCAGTCAGTCCACTCCAGGTTTCTCCAAGATCTTCACTCGTGATGTAGCAGAGGCAGGTTTTGTTGCAGTAATTGTCTATTTGCCACCATTCAGTACAGCTTCCTTCCACACAGATGAAGAACAAGAAAAGCTTTCCATTTTCCCTGTCGTATACTGGGCAGGGGTTCATGGTGCGGTGTCCCACTTTGTGTGCTTCTTCCACAACTCTCTGCTCGGTccactgtaaaacatgttaTTCAGAGGTTGTCA from Girardinichthys multiradiatus isolate DD_20200921_A chromosome 5, DD_fGirMul_XY1, whole genome shotgun sequence carries:
- the LOC124867829 gene encoding sialidase-2-like isoform X2: MFNIPAMDKLHSNVPQTSFKPKVYRIPALLYVGETLLTFAEQRTEKADHTAEELVMKKGALRRETSKVTVEWTEQRVVEEAHKVGHRTMNPCPVYDRENGKLFLFFICVEGSCTEWWQIDNYCNKTCLCYITSEDLGETWSGLTDLTELLRKEWVTFAVGPGHGLQTENGRLMVPAYAYIGVKPVKPVPHAVSLCSDDSGENWQFGSLLEGTSLECQMAEVSEANGRFIYCNARSEGGHRVEASSDNLFKMLRMAVGTNNL
- the LOC124867829 gene encoding sialidase-2-like isoform X1, with product MFNIPAMDKLHSNVPQTSFKPKVYRIPALLYVGETLLTFAEQRTEKADHTAEELVMKKGALRRETSKVTVEWTEQRVVEEAHKVGHRTMNPCPVYDRENGKLFLFFICVEGSCTEWWQIDNYCNKTCLCYITSEDLGETWSGLTDLTELLRKEWVTFAVGPGHGLQTENGRLMVPAYAYIGVKPVKPVPHAVSLCSDDSGENWQFGSLLEGTSLECQMAEVSEANGRFIYCNARSEGGHRVEASSDNKGQMFTVYSDKMLEETGRGCQGSVVSFPAQTEAAEESNATQWLLYTHPRDKSKRRDLGVFLNKSPSNTNAWSEPWILYHGPSGYSDLAYLGDGWFACLFECGEAEETEQIALKMFNFNEIRIDSQKSHFCPLQQSTKALRSETFTCFT